A genomic window from Luteolibacter sp. LG18 includes:
- a CDS encoding transketolase C-terminal domain-containing protein encodes MSVTYIDAIREAQLKLLREDSRVFLYGQDIATFGGAFKATKGLAQEFPNRVFDAPISEDAMLGLAVGAAIEGMRPIIEMQFADFSSIAFNQIVNQAATHYYRTGVPVPLTVRLPSGGTPGSGPFHSQSMESIYAHYPGLIVVTPATVSDAYHMLLDSVALEDPVIYCEHKFLYRWLKAKSINGDYLPIGQARIVRPGKHATVVTYSAMVHEAVRAAERLQADGWEIEVVDLRSVKPLDMDTVLASVARTGRLLAVGEAFPWGGVTAEVVARTVSEGFHLLDAPPQRLNSRDTPVPYHPKLWAAHRPTPESIGEALRRLLSF; translated from the coding sequence GTGAGTGTCACCTACATCGATGCGATCCGCGAGGCTCAGCTGAAGCTGCTGCGCGAGGATTCCCGTGTCTTCCTCTACGGCCAGGACATCGCCACCTTCGGCGGTGCGTTCAAGGCGACGAAGGGCCTGGCCCAGGAGTTTCCGAACCGCGTGTTCGACGCGCCCATTTCCGAAGACGCCATGCTCGGCCTGGCGGTCGGCGCGGCGATCGAGGGGATGCGGCCGATCATTGAAATGCAGTTCGCCGACTTCTCGTCGATCGCGTTCAACCAGATCGTCAACCAGGCGGCGACCCACTACTACCGCACCGGCGTGCCGGTGCCGCTGACCGTGCGCCTGCCCTCCGGCGGCACGCCCGGCTCCGGGCCCTTCCACAGCCAGAGCATGGAATCGATCTACGCCCACTACCCCGGGCTGATCGTGGTGACTCCGGCCACCGTGTCCGATGCCTACCACATGCTGCTCGACAGCGTGGCGCTCGAGGACCCGGTGATCTACTGCGAGCACAAGTTCCTCTACCGCTGGCTGAAGGCGAAATCGATCAACGGCGACTACCTGCCGATCGGCCAGGCCCGCATCGTGCGCCCCGGCAAGCACGCCACCGTGGTGACCTACTCCGCCATGGTCCATGAGGCCGTGCGCGCCGCCGAACGCCTCCAGGCGGACGGTTGGGAAATCGAAGTGGTGGACCTGCGCTCGGTGAAGCCGCTGGACATGGACACCGTGCTGGCCTCCGTGGCCCGCACCGGCCGCCTGCTCGCCGTGGGTGAAGCCTTCCCCTGGGGTGGCGTCACCGCCGAGGTGGTGGCCCGCACCGTGAGCGAGGGCTTCCACCTGCTGGACGCGCCGCCGCAGCGCCTGAACTCCCGCGACACGCCGGTCCCCTATCACCCGAAGCTGTGGGCCGCCCACCGCCCGACCCCCGAGTCGATCGGTGAAGCCCTCCGCCGCCTTCTTTCCTTCTAA
- a CDS encoding dihydrolipoamide acetyltransferase family protein: MPFVPILMPQLGESIAEATIVRLDVAVGDTVRTDQEIIEVETNKAVMGVTTLCDGIVSELRAQEGVSYSVGSVLGMLEVTEEEVARTGVETLEAMEAKLSVNPPPGSPQAEENLHFGNQDESYEEAPAVVPTVKGLPVPTGTMGAHYISPRMRARMDDLGLREADISAIVGTGSGGRVTVNDLERFIDYIETWPSSQASPMRLAVADAMRRSWTRPLATVGLPVRLDRALEHRRNSDPKPGLTLYLLRAFAKALSEDPASAGFLMGGKVVHPRAFDIGVAVQVEDGVVVPVMRKVDQKPLRELVREYDDIVDRGRRRRLTEEDTKGGIATVTNFGTFGLTWATPIPLPNETLILGIGAGVKKPVWSTEVEAFLPATEADLVLTFDHRVVDGGGAGLLLKRVAELMQKPEEL; encoded by the coding sequence ATGCCTTTCGTTCCGATCCTCATGCCCCAGCTCGGCGAATCCATCGCCGAGGCTACCATCGTCCGGCTGGATGTCGCGGTGGGTGACACGGTGCGCACCGACCAGGAGATCATCGAGGTCGAGACCAACAAGGCGGTGATGGGAGTCACCACGCTCTGCGATGGCATCGTCTCCGAACTCCGCGCCCAGGAAGGCGTGTCCTACTCCGTGGGCAGCGTGCTCGGCATGCTGGAGGTGACGGAAGAGGAAGTGGCCCGCACCGGCGTGGAAACGCTGGAAGCCATGGAGGCCAAGCTCAGTGTGAACCCACCTCCGGGCAGCCCGCAGGCCGAGGAAAACCTTCATTTCGGCAATCAGGACGAAAGCTACGAGGAGGCCCCGGCCGTGGTGCCCACCGTAAAGGGCCTGCCCGTGCCGACCGGCACCATGGGCGCCCACTACATCTCGCCGCGGATGCGCGCGCGGATGGACGATCTCGGCCTGCGCGAGGCGGACATTTCCGCCATCGTCGGCACCGGTTCCGGCGGCCGTGTGACGGTCAACGACCTCGAGCGTTTCATCGATTACATCGAAACCTGGCCGAGCAGCCAGGCCTCGCCGATGCGCCTCGCGGTGGCGGACGCCATGCGCCGGAGCTGGACCCGCCCGCTGGCCACCGTCGGCCTGCCGGTCCGCCTCGACCGCGCGCTGGAGCACCGCCGCAACAGCGATCCCAAGCCCGGTCTCACCCTCTATCTCCTCCGAGCTTTCGCCAAGGCCCTGTCCGAAGACCCGGCCAGCGCCGGTTTCCTGATGGGCGGCAAGGTCGTGCATCCCCGCGCCTTCGACATCGGCGTGGCCGTGCAAGTCGAGGACGGCGTGGTCGTGCCGGTCATGCGCAAGGTCGATCAAAAGCCGCTGCGCGAATTGGTCCGGGAATATGACGACATCGTCGACCGTGGCCGCCGCCGCCGCCTCACCGAGGAAGACACCAAGGGCGGCATCGCCACCGTGACCAACTTCGGCACCTTCGGCCTGACCTGGGCAACTCCGATCCCGCTGCCGAATGAAACTCTCATCCTCGGCATCGGTGCCGGCGTGAAGAAGCCGGTGTGGAGCACCGAGGTGGAAGCCTTCCTGCCCGCCACTGAGGCCGACCTCGTCCTCACCTTCGACCACCGCGTGGTCGACGGCGGCGGTGCCGGCCTGCTGCTCAAGCGCGTGGCCGAGCTGATGCAGAAGCCGGAAGAGCTCTGA
- a CDS encoding redox-sensing transcriptional repressor Rex produces MDKVDIPKKAIYRLSIYYRCLQRLKENGVETVSSTALARAAGVKPSQLRKDLAYFGQFGTRGLGYPVDLLATTIRETLGRERLQPVVLIGAGNLGSALLRYQGFQKEGFEVVAAFDSAPDAARARGISVPVHADTELDDFLVKHGIKLAILCIPVEFAQATANRLVAAGVQGILNFSPILLEVPADVTVNNVDLALELEHLSYFIR; encoded by the coding sequence GTGGATAAGGTGGATATTCCAAAGAAGGCCATTTACCGGCTTTCGATCTACTACCGTTGCTTGCAGCGGCTGAAGGAAAACGGCGTGGAAACGGTGAGCTCCACGGCGCTGGCGCGTGCCGCGGGCGTGAAGCCGTCCCAGCTCCGCAAGGACCTGGCGTATTTCGGCCAGTTCGGCACCCGCGGCCTCGGCTATCCGGTGGACCTGCTGGCCACCACCATCCGCGAAACGCTGGGCCGTGAGCGGCTCCAGCCGGTGGTGTTGATCGGCGCGGGCAACCTCGGCTCGGCCCTTTTGCGCTACCAAGGCTTCCAGAAGGAAGGCTTCGAGGTGGTCGCCGCCTTCGATTCCGCGCCGGACGCCGCCCGGGCCCGCGGCATCAGCGTGCCGGTCCACGCGGACACGGAACTCGACGATTTCCTGGTGAAACACGGAATCAAGCTTGCGATCCTCTGCATCCCGGTCGAATTCGCGCAAGCCACCGCCAACCGGCTCGTTGCCGCCGGCGTGCAGGGCATCCTCAATTTCTCGCCGATCCTCCTGGAGGTGCCGGCGGACGTCACCGTGAACAATGTCGACCTCGCCCTCGAACTCGAACACCTCAGCTACTTCATCCGCTGA
- a CDS encoding PIN domain-containing protein — MIIAHFRGKLDLFQLVRPNEPLFMPLVALGELWKGVLKSANPPKHQGKLLSFLKVVAVLHPDGATAEHYARASVALETKGRPIPENDIWIAAVALELDMPLATRDAHFDRIDGLTVIHW; from the coding sequence GTGATCATTGCCCACTTCCGCGGGAAACTCGATCTGTTCCAATTGGTGCGGCCCAATGAACCCCTGTTCATGCCACTGGTGGCCTTGGGAGAACTTTGGAAGGGTGTCTTGAAATCGGCGAACCCACCCAAACACCAAGGCAAACTCCTGTCTTTCTTGAAGGTGGTCGCCGTACTTCACCCGGACGGCGCCACTGCCGAGCACTATGCCCGGGCCTCCGTGGCTCTGGAAACCAAGGGTCGGCCGATTCCAGAAAACGACATTTGGATCGCAGCCGTCGCCTTGGAACTCGACATGCCGCTGGCCACCCGGGATGCCCATTTCGATCGGATCGACGGTCTGACGGTCATCCACTGGTGA
- the aroB gene encoding 3-dehydroquinate synthase — protein MPTVHVDLAERSYDVVVEPGALAKAGELLGAIKFGGKIAVVSDATVAKFHGAPLLASLEAAGFKATLHTVPSGEPSKSLSQAEELCRSMIRAGHDRKSSVIALGGGVTGDLAGFVAAIFYRGIPFAQIPTTIVSNVDSSVGGKTGVNVAEGKNLVGAFHQPKLVIVDPELLRTLPAREFLEGFAEVIKHAAIRDAAMLTELAALDSDSRDVPADLIARNIAIKARIVEADEHELTGERALLNFGHTIGHGIEAAVPYGEMLHGEAISLGLRAALYLSEKRAGLAAADSARILALLKRFCLPLVLSPEITTETVLEKLGRDKKFESGKVRFVVLDAPGSARLSDEVTPEDLREAIEHLRTQP, from the coding sequence ATGCCGACGGTGCATGTGGATTTGGCGGAGCGCTCCTACGACGTGGTCGTGGAGCCAGGTGCTTTGGCGAAAGCGGGCGAATTGCTGGGAGCGATCAAATTCGGCGGCAAGATCGCCGTGGTGAGCGATGCGACCGTGGCGAAATTCCACGGCGCGCCGCTGCTGGCATCGCTGGAAGCCGCGGGCTTCAAGGCCACGCTCCACACCGTGCCCTCCGGCGAGCCCTCGAAGTCCCTTTCCCAGGCCGAGGAACTGTGCCGCTCGATGATCCGGGCCGGCCATGACCGGAAATCCTCCGTGATCGCGCTCGGCGGTGGCGTCACCGGCGACCTCGCCGGGTTCGTGGCGGCCATTTTCTACCGTGGCATCCCGTTTGCCCAGATCCCCACCACCATCGTCTCGAACGTTGATTCCTCCGTGGGCGGCAAGACCGGCGTCAACGTGGCCGAGGGCAAGAACCTCGTGGGCGCGTTCCACCAGCCGAAATTGGTGATCGTGGACCCGGAGCTGCTCCGCACCCTGCCCGCCCGCGAGTTCCTCGAAGGTTTCGCCGAGGTGATCAAGCACGCCGCCATCCGCGATGCCGCGATGCTCACGGAGCTGGCCGCCCTGGACTCGGATTCCCGCGACGTCCCGGCGGACCTGATCGCCCGCAACATCGCCATCAAGGCCCGCATCGTCGAAGCCGATGAGCACGAGCTGACCGGCGAGCGTGCGTTGCTGAACTTCGGCCACACCATCGGCCACGGCATTGAGGCCGCCGTGCCCTACGGCGAGATGCTCCACGGCGAGGCAATCTCGCTCGGCCTGCGAGCGGCTCTCTACCTTTCCGAAAAGCGCGCCGGGCTGGCGGCGGCGGATTCCGCCCGGATCCTGGCGTTGCTGAAACGATTCTGCCTGCCGCTCGTGCTTTCCCCGGAAATCACGACGGAAACAGTCCTTGAAAAGTTGGGACGCGACAAGAAGTTCGAGAGCGGGAAGGTCCGCTTCGTGGTGCTCGATGCGCCTGGATCGGCGCGGTTGAGCGACGAGGTGACCCCGGAGGACCTCCGCGAAGCGATCGAACACCTGCGCACCCAGCCATGA
- a CDS encoding MBL fold metallo-hydrolase → MNLSLFTGGFVQTNGYLIEAPSGHILVDAPAGVVAWMEQKGIHPTDVLLTHQHYDHVEDVAALHRLGARIHAFAEYSPSLTLEREARSWGMPIAIEPYEVNHLLKIDEPLKINGFVIKLAHVPGHSADSVTFYFPEEGVLFSGDTLFARSVGRFDLPGGDGPLLLDGITRKLLTLPPDTRVFPGHGPSTTVGKEQKANPYL, encoded by the coding sequence ATGAATCTCAGTCTTTTCACCGGTGGTTTTGTCCAGACCAACGGTTACCTGATCGAAGCCCCCAGCGGGCACATTCTCGTCGATGCCCCGGCCGGGGTGGTCGCTTGGATGGAGCAAAAGGGCATCCATCCCACCGATGTGCTGCTGACCCACCAGCACTACGACCATGTCGAGGATGTCGCCGCCCTGCACCGGCTGGGAGCCCGGATCCACGCTTTCGCGGAGTATTCGCCGTCGCTGACGCTGGAACGGGAGGCCCGCAGTTGGGGCATGCCCATCGCGATCGAGCCCTACGAGGTGAACCACCTCCTCAAGATCGACGAGCCACTGAAAATCAACGGATTCGTCATCAAACTGGCCCATGTACCGGGCCATTCCGCGGACAGCGTGACGTTCTATTTCCCGGAGGAAGGCGTGCTGTTTTCCGGCGACACCTTGTTCGCGCGGAGTGTCGGGCGCTTCGATCTCCCCGGCGGCGACGGCCCGCTGCTGCTCGATGGGATCACCCGCAAGCTGCTCACCCTGCCCCCGGACACCCGGGTGTTTCCCGGACATGGTCCTTCCACGACGGTTGGAAAGGAACAAAAGGCGAATCCGTATCTCTGA
- a CDS encoding prenyltransferase/squalene oxidase repeat-containing protein — protein MRFFLPLLFLVTAARGQDLPRRADDTIPAQVESMYVRGLQYLAKNQNAQGSWTDNVGSEPAVVGLCVLAFLAHGEDPNVGPNAPYIRKGLDYILSQQNANNGYIGNSMYNHGFSTLCLAEAYGVVDNPKIAPALKKAVDLILSAQKRNSRFNAWRYTPDSKDADTTVSGCQIVALFAARNAGLGVPDDSINKGLAYLAKNRDNDGGYGYTSAGGSKPTLTAIGSLCLSLAKSKDSKEYKASLEYLKKNLDYRDRYYPYYYEYYMSQALFHADETVWRDWNARNIRYMATLQNRDGSWPGSQGGSFSTAGALLSLALNYRFLPIYEK, from the coding sequence ATGAGATTCTTCCTGCCACTCCTTTTCCTCGTGACGGCCGCCCGCGGCCAGGACCTGCCGCGGCGCGCGGATGACACCATCCCCGCGCAGGTGGAGTCGATGTACGTACGAGGCTTGCAGTATCTCGCCAAAAACCAGAACGCGCAGGGCTCGTGGACCGACAACGTCGGATCCGAACCCGCCGTGGTCGGATTGTGCGTGCTGGCCTTCCTCGCCCACGGCGAGGATCCGAACGTGGGCCCGAACGCCCCCTACATCCGCAAGGGGCTCGACTACATCTTGTCCCAGCAGAACGCGAACAACGGCTACATCGGGAACAGCATGTACAACCACGGGTTCTCGACGCTCTGCCTGGCGGAGGCCTATGGCGTGGTCGACAACCCGAAGATCGCCCCGGCCCTGAAGAAGGCCGTGGACCTGATTCTCAGCGCCCAGAAGCGCAACTCCCGCTTCAACGCCTGGCGCTACACGCCGGACAGCAAGGACGCGGACACCACCGTCTCCGGCTGCCAGATCGTGGCCCTCTTCGCCGCGCGCAACGCGGGACTCGGCGTGCCGGACGACTCCATCAACAAGGGCCTGGCCTACCTGGCCAAGAACCGGGACAACGACGGCGGCTACGGCTACACCTCCGCGGGCGGCAGCAAGCCGACCCTCACCGCGATCGGCTCGCTCTGCCTCTCGCTGGCGAAGAGCAAGGACTCGAAGGAATACAAGGCCAGCCTGGAATACCTGAAGAAGAACCTCGACTACCGGGACCGCTACTACCCCTACTACTACGAATACTATATGTCGCAGGCGCTGTTCCACGCGGACGAGACCGTCTGGCGCGACTGGAACGCCCGCAACATCCGCTACATGGCCACGCTCCAGAACCGGGACGGGTCGTGGCCCGGCAGCCAGGGCGGTTCCTTCAGCACCGCCGGAGCCCTGCTTTCGCTGGCATTGAACTATCGGTTCCTGCCGATCTACGAGAAATGA
- the aat gene encoding leucyl/phenylalanyl-tRNA--protein transferase: MAHEGEILWFSPEMRGVIPLDRRFHIPHGLKRALRKHPFEIRWDTAFREVMTGCSERPETWIDPRIVESYCALHERGFAHSVECWDDEGLQGGLYGVALGRAFFGESMFSRKTDASKIALVHLVERLRTHGFTLLDTQWLTSHLATFGAFEVPRKAYLKLLKEALTDLLK, translated from the coding sequence ATGGCGCATGAGGGCGAGATCCTGTGGTTCTCGCCTGAAATGCGCGGAGTCATCCCGCTGGACAGGCGGTTCCACATCCCGCACGGCCTGAAGCGGGCCCTGCGAAAGCATCCCTTCGAGATCCGTTGGGACACGGCCTTCCGCGAGGTGATGACGGGTTGCTCGGAGCGTCCGGAGACGTGGATCGATCCACGGATCGTGGAAAGCTACTGCGCCCTGCACGAACGGGGATTCGCCCACTCGGTGGAGTGTTGGGACGACGAGGGATTGCAGGGTGGTCTCTACGGCGTGGCCCTAGGGCGGGCGTTTTTCGGGGAGAGCATGTTTTCCCGGAAGACGGACGCTTCGAAGATCGCGCTCGTCCATCTGGTCGAGCGATTGCGCACACACGGGTTCACGCTGCTTGATACCCAATGGCTGACCAGCCACCTCGCCACCTTCGGCGCGTTCGAGGTGCCCCGGAAGGCCTATCTAAAGCTCCTGAAGGAGGCGCTCACGGACCTTCTCAAGTGA